From Gemmatimonadaceae bacterium, the proteins below share one genomic window:
- a CDS encoding aminotransferase class V-fold PLP-dependent enzyme — protein MPASNRRQFLSGLAAATTGAGLALPAISERAFAQMFAAEAIAGDRSAVEIANDETYWSQIQRAFDIDRTMINLNNGGISPTPSHVLEQLFRDLRFVNELPVEHNWRILEPRMESTRRELAKEYGCDTEEMAVTRNASEALEICILGLDLRRGDEVIVTNQNYGRMLTTWDQRVRRDGIVLKSVSFPVPLTDPRVLVRRIEEQITPRTKAIELPHITNLTGQVLPIRDIVRIAKPKGIQVIVDGAHAFAHFPFTRDELECDYYGTSLHKWLHAPIGVGFLSVRKDRIKSLWPMMAADAKQDEDIRKYEQIGTHPQANFNAVSVALTFHRGIGVERKAARLRYLRNHWAEALKQTSDRVSVPTELGMDKGGAIALLHIEGLETPKLGSWLMSKYRIVNTPIVHEEFNGLRITPNIYTSMDELGTFVDAVKVALRRGIA, from the coding sequence GTGCCTGCCTCCAATCGTCGTCAGTTCCTGTCCGGTCTCGCGGCCGCCACCACCGGTGCCGGTCTCGCCCTGCCCGCCATCAGCGAGCGCGCCTTCGCGCAGATGTTCGCCGCCGAGGCCATTGCGGGCGACCGCAGCGCCGTCGAGATCGCCAACGACGAGACCTACTGGTCGCAGATCCAGCGTGCGTTCGACATCGACCGCACGATGATCAACCTGAACAACGGCGGCATCTCGCCCACGCCCTCGCACGTACTGGAACAGCTGTTCCGTGACCTGCGCTTCGTGAACGAGCTACCGGTCGAGCACAACTGGCGCATCCTCGAGCCGCGGATGGAGAGCACGCGCCGAGAACTGGCCAAGGAATACGGCTGCGACACCGAGGAGATGGCCGTGACGCGCAACGCGTCGGAGGCGCTGGAGATCTGCATCCTCGGGCTCGACCTGCGCCGTGGTGACGAGGTGATCGTCACCAACCAGAACTACGGGCGCATGCTCACCACCTGGGACCAGCGCGTGCGCCGCGATGGGATCGTGCTCAAGTCGGTGAGCTTCCCGGTGCCGCTGACGGATCCGCGTGTGCTGGTGCGCCGCATCGAGGAACAGATCACGCCGCGCACCAAGGCCATCGAGCTCCCGCACATAACCAACCTCACGGGCCAGGTGCTGCCGATCCGCGACATCGTGCGCATCGCCAAGCCCAAGGGCATCCAGGTCATCGTGGACGGCGCGCACGCCTTCGCGCACTTCCCGTTCACACGTGACGAGCTCGAGTGCGACTACTACGGCACCTCGCTGCACAAGTGGCTGCACGCGCCGATCGGCGTCGGCTTCCTCTCCGTGCGCAAGGACCGCATCAAGAGCCTCTGGCCGATGATGGCCGCCGATGCCAAGCAGGACGAGGACATCCGCAAGTACGAGCAGATCGGCACGCACCCGCAGGCCAACTTCAATGCCGTGTCCGTGGCGCTCACGTTCCATCGCGGCATTGGTGTGGAGCGCAAGGCGGCGCGCCTGCGCTACCTGCGCAATCACTGGGCCGAGGCGCTCAAGCAAACGAGCGACCGTGTGTCCGTGCCCACGGAGCTCGGCATGGACAAGGGCGGCGCGATTGCGCTGCTGCACATCGAGGGGCTAGAGACACCGAAGCTCGGCAGCTGGCTGATGAGCAAGTACCGCATCGTGAACACGCCCATCGTGCACGAGGAGTTCAACGGGCTGCGCATCACGCCCAACATCTACACGTCGATGGACGAGCTCGGGACCTTCGTGGACGCCGTGAAGGTGGCGCTGCGCCGCGGGATTGCCTGA
- a CDS encoding EVE domain-containing protein, translating to MNYWLVKSEPEAFSWDELLKSPKKTTFWDGVRNYQARNTMRDLMKKGDRVFFYHSSADPTGITGICEVVKEGYPDHTAFDPKDTHYDPKSKKDAPTWFMVDLKAVESFKQILTLAELKKLKGLEKMVLLQRGSRLSVQPVTAKEWGVVCRAAGATP from the coding sequence GTGAACTACTGGCTGGTGAAGTCGGAGCCCGAGGCCTTCTCGTGGGACGAGCTGCTCAAGAGTCCGAAGAAAACCACCTTCTGGGACGGCGTGCGCAACTACCAGGCGCGGAACACAATGCGCGACCTGATGAAGAAGGGCGACCGGGTGTTCTTCTATCACTCGAGTGCGGATCCCACGGGAATCACGGGCATCTGCGAGGTGGTGAAGGAAGGCTATCCCGACCACACGGCCTTTGATCCCAAGGACACGCACTATGACCCGAAGTCGAAGAAGGACGCGCCGACTTGGTTCATGGTGGACCTCAAGGCGGTTGAGTCGTTCAAGCAGATCCTGACGCTCGCCGAGTTGAAGAAGCTCAAGGGGCTGGAGAAGATGGTCTTGCTCCAGCGCGGGTCGCGGCTGAGCGTGCAGCCGGTGACGGCGAAGGAGTGGGGGGTCGTGTGCCGGGCAGCTGGAGCCACCCCCTAG
- a CDS encoding DDE-type integrase/transposase/recombinase — protein sequence MGHCICGDFTRRARRVGKQVHPGIDDQARLAYAEVLEDDTAATAADFLARAVARYAALDGVVERIHTDKGSRFHALPIAAHPRAPARPLPLQHRVPPRRARRSDPSAAPRLAR from the coding sequence GTGGGCCACTGCATCTGCGGTGACTTCACGCGCCGCGCGCGGCGGGTGGGGAAGCAAGTGCACCCCGGCATCGACGACCAGGCGCGGCTCGCGTACGCCGAGGTGCTCGAGGACGACACCGCGGCCACCGCGGCCGACTTCCTGGCGCGGGCGGTCGCCCGGTACGCGGCGCTCGACGGCGTCGTCGAGCGCATCCACACCGACAAGGGGAGCCGATTTCATGCCCTGCCCATCGCGGCGCACCCGCGCGCTCCCGCACGACCTCTCCCTCTACAACACCGAGTGCCGCCACGGCGCGCTCGGCGGTCGGATCCTAGCGCAGCGCCCCGCCTCGCCCGCTAG
- a CDS encoding MBL fold metallo-hydrolase, which yields MRILARLVLILFASACGEPPPATLHVVVGDVVVTEVAPDVYAAIRQEPLGLAVNANSLFIVGDEGVVVVDAQFTRRATLENLAALRQVTGKPVRYVVHTHWHDDHVAGAQVYRDSFPGVRFLAHANTKRDMVALGRENREQQVRYAPAAADRFERLLAMGLGGDSTAVTRAEELALSSSVRIIREYVAETADFVEILPETLDSGRTVLPLAGRSIELRWFGRGNTSGDLVVWLPRERILATGDLVVWPVPFAFNSHPTEWTAVLDSIGALEPAIVVPGHGPLMSDLKYVRMVQSMLHIAREEVRSALRSGMSPDSVAAELQLSDLRNEVAGDDKWMRTMFGMFFRRPVVGLLIEELSSRDVSP from the coding sequence ATGAGAATCCTTGCCCGGCTGGTCCTCATCCTATTCGCGAGTGCCTGTGGGGAGCCGCCGCCGGCCACTCTGCACGTTGTCGTCGGCGATGTCGTAGTGACCGAAGTGGCACCCGACGTCTACGCCGCCATCCGTCAAGAGCCGCTCGGTCTGGCGGTCAATGCCAACTCCCTGTTCATTGTTGGAGATGAAGGTGTGGTTGTCGTGGATGCGCAGTTCACGCGTCGTGCCACGCTGGAGAACCTCGCCGCTCTCCGCCAGGTGACCGGCAAGCCTGTGCGGTACGTGGTTCACACGCACTGGCACGACGATCATGTGGCGGGCGCGCAGGTGTACAGGGACAGCTTTCCCGGGGTGCGATTTCTTGCCCACGCAAACACGAAACGGGATATGGTGGCACTGGGACGCGAGAATCGGGAGCAGCAGGTGCGATACGCCCCGGCAGCAGCGGATCGATTCGAGCGCCTATTGGCCATGGGACTCGGCGGTGACAGTACTGCCGTCACTCGCGCGGAAGAGTTGGCACTGAGCAGCTCGGTGCGGATCATCCGAGAATATGTCGCCGAGACCGCGGATTTCGTGGAAATTCTTCCCGAGACGCTCGACTCTGGTCGGACGGTGCTTCCACTTGCAGGGCGATCGATCGAGCTGCGGTGGTTCGGCCGCGGGAACACCTCGGGTGACCTTGTCGTGTGGCTTCCCCGCGAGCGGATCCTCGCGACCGGCGACCTCGTCGTCTGGCCTGTACCGTTCGCCTTCAACTCGCATCCGACCGAGTGGACCGCAGTACTGGATTCCATCGGCGCGCTCGAGCCAGCAATCGTGGTACCTGGACATGGACCCCTTATGTCGGATCTAAAGTATGTGAGGATGGTGCAGTCCATGCTTCACATTGCGCGGGAAGAGGTGCGCTCCGCGCTGCGTTCCGGGATGAGTCCAGACTCAGTCGCCGCCGAACTGCAGCTCTCCGACCTGCGCAATGAAGTGGCCGGTGACGACAAATGGATGAGAACGATGTTCGGGATGTTCTTCCGGCGTCCGGTGGTCGGGCTGTTGATTGAAGAGCTCAGCTCGCGCGACGTCTCACCGTAG
- a CDS encoding aminopeptidase P N-terminal domain-containing protein: MTSLPTDGVLLALGAREPRDNHLAFWQSQDFRYLTGFDEPDAALVMIRRGGEVRGLLFVPPRDPAMEVWTGARLGVEGASARTGLEGRDARTLDTTLDSILSSIGRGTLYAVGDFGDATGPQTPDDQLLAQLRARHPSLSVRDATASVLRLRSVKSAAEQELLRTAAAISAAAHRDVLGSIGPGRNEYEVEALAEFTFRRQGADGPAYPSIVGSGPNSTTLHYNRNDRFMQDGELLLMDMAASYGAYTADITRTVPVNGRFTEDQRAVYEIVLEALVHAEGQVRAGAPWKQPSDSATAVIQRGLARLGLIEAPNATYGCGSEERPQRCPQVALYYMHSLSHGIGLDVHDPDVSAQTGMMTPGSAFTIEPGIYVRAGTVEIIPATRENAAFRARIAPAVRRYANIGVRIEDDYLITDAGVERISAGAPREVEEVERAMATRRRSAVRDTAMARARGSLRPDGATR; the protein is encoded by the coding sequence GTGACCTCGCTCCCCACCGATGGCGTGTTGCTTGCCCTTGGCGCACGCGAGCCACGTGACAACCATCTCGCGTTCTGGCAGTCGCAGGACTTTCGCTACCTCACCGGATTCGATGAACCGGATGCGGCACTCGTGATGATACGGCGCGGAGGAGAGGTGCGCGGACTGCTGTTCGTACCACCACGGGATCCAGCCATGGAAGTGTGGACGGGCGCGCGCCTCGGGGTCGAGGGCGCCAGCGCTCGCACGGGACTCGAGGGGCGCGATGCGCGGACGCTGGACACCACGCTCGACTCGATTCTCTCGTCAATCGGTCGGGGGACGCTCTACGCGGTGGGCGACTTCGGCGACGCAACCGGTCCACAGACGCCTGACGATCAGCTTCTTGCGCAGCTTCGTGCGCGGCACCCCTCGCTCTCTGTCAGGGACGCGACCGCGAGCGTCCTCCGGCTGCGGTCGGTGAAGTCCGCGGCTGAGCAGGAGTTGCTGCGCACGGCGGCCGCTATTAGCGCTGCTGCGCACCGCGATGTTCTGGGGTCCATCGGACCGGGGCGCAACGAGTATGAGGTCGAGGCGCTGGCTGAATTCACATTCCGGCGCCAGGGCGCGGATGGGCCGGCCTACCCAAGCATCGTCGGGTCAGGGCCGAACTCCACGACGTTGCACTACAATCGCAACGACCGCTTCATGCAGGACGGCGAGCTCCTGCTGATGGACATGGCGGCATCGTACGGCGCCTACACGGCGGACATCACGCGGACCGTTCCAGTGAACGGACGCTTCACGGAGGATCAGCGGGCGGTGTATGAGATCGTGCTTGAGGCCCTCGTGCACGCCGAAGGGCAGGTGCGGGCGGGTGCTCCCTGGAAGCAACCCTCCGACTCGGCCACTGCCGTGATCCAGCGTGGGCTCGCGCGTCTCGGATTGATCGAGGCTCCGAATGCCACCTACGGGTGCGGCAGCGAGGAGCGACCACAGCGCTGTCCACAGGTCGCGCTCTACTACATGCACAGCTTGAGCCACGGGATCGGCCTCGATGTCCACGACCCGGACGTCTCCGCGCAGACGGGCATGATGACGCCCGGTAGCGCGTTCACTATCGAACCCGGCATCTACGTGCGCGCTGGCACCGTCGAGATCATCCCTGCGACTCGCGAGAATGCCGCGTTCCGGGCACGGATCGCGCCGGCGGTGCGCCGCTACGCGAATATCGGCGTGCGCATTGAGGATGACTATCTCATCACGGATGCGGGTGTGGAGCGCATCAGCGCAGGCGCGCCGCGCGAAGTCGAAGAGGTTGAGCGCGCTATGGCCACGCGGCGGCGGTCAGCTGTGCGGGATACGGCAATGGCGAGAGCGCGCGGATCGTTGCGCCCCGACGGCGCAACGAGATGA
- a CDS encoding DUF885 domain-containing protein, producing the protein MTPLLLSLAVAISPAFTASATMAPTGPSDDLRVAADSFVALTQGNGRTRAWPDLSDSARIANRLRSNRVGSMLASIPRAALADDDERLLLDNLTEVIAGRAGTHVCRTHLWYAPSQFNGWHISASNWARNVRVGDAASRDRALAALRELPAFIADERTLVARGLDSGYVSSQQVIATAIRQFRDLTTDDVAASPLAAPITRDTSAAFRDEFLRILREQIFPAARDYSRWLETSYLPQARRDGSLSQQPEGIACYRALLRQSTSVDSDPESLMADARTEIDRVRRALEPSVRALTGAAVSDGIRLLKSDPRFVFPSRDSTLAAYRAMTAQAARLAPRVVAGFEPESIAVIPYPEFQERAGVPPSYQRAPDDHSRPAWFLVNLGRPERMAVGNAVAHEAYPGHHLQRIAASRATSIHPVMRTIGISAFSEGWGIYAEGLGAEMALYATPLDSIGQLVHLLDVAVAYYLDAGAHLRGWTRTQLVDSMFVLGGRTRVQAGDYADRHAALPGQLATYFVGYRVILAARAGAARRLGKRFDLARFNREVIRDGTITLASLQEKLDRWVERELSTAPRP; encoded by the coding sequence ATGACCCCACTCCTGCTCTCACTCGCCGTCGCAATCTCTCCCGCGTTCACCGCATCGGCCACCATGGCCCCCACCGGCCCCAGCGACGACCTACGCGTCGCTGCGGACAGTTTCGTCGCCCTCACGCAAGGGAACGGTCGCACCCGGGCGTGGCCTGACCTAAGCGATAGCGCGCGCATCGCCAACCGTCTTCGCTCCAACCGTGTGGGGTCGATGCTCGCCAGCATTCCTCGCGCGGCACTCGCCGACGACGACGAGCGGTTGCTCTTGGACAACCTAACCGAGGTCATCGCCGGCCGAGCGGGAACCCACGTCTGCAGGACGCATCTGTGGTATGCACCGAGTCAGTTCAACGGGTGGCACATCAGTGCCTCGAACTGGGCGCGCAACGTGCGTGTTGGTGACGCGGCCAGCCGAGACCGTGCACTTGCCGCGCTACGAGAGCTCCCGGCCTTCATCGCAGACGAACGCACGCTTGTTGCTCGCGGACTTGACTCAGGTTACGTCTCGTCCCAGCAGGTGATTGCCACGGCCATACGCCAGTTCCGAGACCTGACCACCGACGATGTCGCGGCATCACCGCTTGCCGCGCCGATCACCCGCGACACGTCCGCTGCCTTCCGCGACGAGTTCCTCCGCATCCTTCGCGAGCAGATCTTTCCCGCAGCGCGCGACTACTCGCGTTGGCTTGAGACGAGCTACTTGCCCCAGGCGCGCCGCGACGGCTCGCTCTCGCAGCAGCCTGAAGGCATCGCGTGCTATCGCGCCCTGCTCCGCCAGAGCACCTCGGTCGACAGCGATCCTGAGTCATTGATGGCCGACGCGCGGACGGAGATTGACCGCGTTCGCCGGGCGCTGGAGCCAAGCGTGCGCGCACTCACCGGAGCCGCAGTGTCGGACGGCATCCGTCTGCTCAAGTCCGACCCGCGATTCGTCTTTCCCTCGCGCGACTCCACGCTGGCGGCGTACCGAGCGATGACCGCGCAGGCGGCAAGACTGGCGCCTCGCGTTGTGGCGGGTTTCGAGCCGGAGTCGATCGCGGTGATTCCCTACCCGGAGTTCCAGGAGCGGGCAGGAGTGCCGCCGAGCTACCAGCGGGCTCCTGACGACCATAGCCGCCCCGCGTGGTTTCTCGTGAATCTTGGACGTCCGGAGCGCATGGCCGTCGGCAACGCAGTCGCACACGAGGCCTATCCGGGCCACCACCTGCAACGAATCGCCGCTTCCCGGGCGACGTCGATTCACCCTGTGATGCGCACGATCGGCATCTCAGCCTTCAGCGAGGGATGGGGCATCTACGCCGAGGGACTTGGCGCCGAGATGGCGCTCTATGCCACGCCGCTGGACAGCATTGGACAGCTCGTACACCTGCTGGATGTCGCCGTGGCCTACTACCTCGACGCGGGCGCGCACCTGCGTGGTTGGACGCGCACGCAGCTCGTCGACTCGATGTTCGTCCTCGGTGGCCGTACGCGGGTGCAAGCCGGCGACTATGCCGATCGACATGCGGCGTTGCCGGGCCAGCTTGCGACGTACTTTGTTGGATATCGCGTGATCCTGGCCGCGCGCGCGGGTGCCGCACGACGACTCGGGAAACGCTTCGACCTGGCTCGCTTCAATCGCGAGGTGATCCGTGATGGAACGATCACGCTTGCGTCCCTGCAAGAGAAGCTCGACCGCTGGGTTGAGAGGGAGCTGTCGACGGCGCCGCGACCATAG
- a CDS encoding zinc-binding dehydrogenase translates to MPPPPTSSCALVLPAIGQELSLVDMPLRAPGRDEVLIAVRAAGICHSDEHYRTGHSPVAHWPLILGHEIAGVIVAVGNGVPEERLGQRVCVHYVLSCGDCASCRRGREQFCDAYGMIGLTHDGGFAEHIVVPAVNAIRLPEAVSFAQGAILMCAGATAFHAISRSRFSSGETVAVVGVGGVGMLALQIAFALGARSVIALDTDETKLHLAAQLGAWPVDARNANAAAEVRSATAGEGVDVALDCTGLPSTTRLAIDVLGVHGRAVAIGLAGEPVQVHTYTDFLARETELLGSNDHLVAELPLLLDLAARGLLPLDVLALRTVPLEARAVNSVLAELRAYHAPVRTVITP, encoded by the coding sequence ATGCCACCCCCGCCCACCTCTTCGTGCGCACTCGTACTTCCTGCCATCGGCCAGGAACTGTCGCTCGTCGACATGCCGCTACGGGCACCTGGCAGAGACGAGGTGCTCATTGCCGTCCGTGCTGCTGGCATCTGCCACTCCGACGAGCACTATCGCACCGGCCACTCCCCGGTCGCTCATTGGCCGCTCATTCTCGGTCATGAGATCGCCGGTGTCATCGTCGCCGTGGGCAACGGTGTTCCCGAAGAGCGCCTTGGGCAACGCGTCTGTGTGCACTATGTGCTGAGCTGCGGCGATTGCGCCTCCTGCCGGCGCGGACGCGAACAGTTCTGCGATGCATACGGGATGATCGGGCTCACGCACGACGGCGGCTTCGCGGAGCATATCGTGGTACCGGCGGTGAATGCGATTCGGCTCCCTGAGGCGGTGAGCTTTGCGCAGGGGGCAATCCTAATGTGCGCCGGAGCCACGGCATTCCATGCCATCAGCCGCTCGCGCTTCAGCTCCGGAGAGACGGTCGCAGTCGTCGGAGTCGGTGGCGTCGGGATGCTCGCCCTCCAGATCGCATTCGCGCTCGGGGCACGCTCCGTAATTGCACTCGACACCGACGAGACCAAGTTGCACCTCGCGGCGCAGCTCGGCGCGTGGCCGGTAGATGCGCGCAACGCAAATGCGGCGGCAGAGGTCCGCAGCGCCACAGCTGGCGAGGGCGTGGATGTTGCGCTCGACTGCACAGGGTTGCCGTCAACCACGCGGCTTGCCATCGACGTTCTCGGCGTTCACGGGCGCGCCGTGGCGATTGGGCTCGCTGGCGAGCCGGTGCAGGTGCATACCTACACTGATTTCCTAGCGCGCGAGACCGAGTTGCTCGGGTCCAATGATCATCTCGTTGCCGAGCTCCCGCTGCTACTGGACTTGGCCGCTCGAGGGCTGCTTCCCCTTGACGTGCTCGCGCTGCGCACGGTTCCGCTGGAAGCTCGCGCCGTCAACAGTGTGCTAGCGGAGCTGCGCGCCTATCACGCCCCGGTGCGGACCGTAATCACGCCGTAG
- a CDS encoding AraC family transcriptional regulator, giving the protein MRHPRQYRILPKAGVELLTASYRAQRFVPHTHDYAVLATTESGEAIGSGPSGIDHFLAGCVLLIPPNVVHAAQVLGSSPWEYRALYLSRQQYETIAAPALRPGVAATSVVHRDPLLAKRVREMHHDLEAAGDCDGALSALAGLMTELAPVVERAHAPRRIARHATTDAVARAKAMIDAEPERRWSLPELATACAVSPFHLCRAFTGQLGASPYAYALQRRVDSARAMLRTNRTISSVAHDLCFADHSHFTRAFVQVFGMSPNEYRAAVRRNAG; this is encoded by the coding sequence GTGAGACACCCGCGACAGTATCGAATTCTGCCGAAGGCCGGGGTCGAGCTGTTGACCGCGTCCTACCGCGCGCAGCGCTTCGTGCCGCACACGCATGACTACGCCGTACTCGCCACGACGGAGTCAGGCGAGGCGATTGGCAGTGGTCCATCTGGCATTGATCACTTTCTTGCTGGGTGTGTGCTACTGATTCCCCCCAACGTGGTGCACGCCGCGCAGGTACTTGGCAGTTCCCCTTGGGAGTACCGCGCACTCTACCTTTCACGTCAGCAGTACGAGACCATCGCCGCGCCAGCGCTGCGGCCAGGCGTCGCGGCCACCTCGGTGGTGCATCGCGACCCGCTGCTCGCCAAGCGGGTTCGCGAGATGCACCACGATCTCGAGGCCGCAGGCGACTGCGACGGCGCGCTGTCGGCTCTTGCGGGCCTGATGACCGAGCTTGCTCCAGTGGTCGAGCGCGCGCATGCACCACGTCGGATTGCCCGGCACGCCACGACCGACGCCGTCGCCCGCGCCAAGGCGATGATTGACGCCGAGCCTGAACGGCGTTGGTCGTTGCCAGAGCTCGCCACCGCCTGCGCGGTGAGTCCATTCCATCTCTGCCGTGCCTTCACCGGACAGCTCGGGGCGTCGCCGTATGCCTATGCGCTGCAGCGCCGTGTGGACAGCGCGCGGGCGATGCTGAGGACGAATCGTACGATCAGCTCAGTGGCGCATGACCTTTGCTTCGCCGACCATAGCCACTTCACGCGGGCGTTTGTGCAGGTGTTCGGAATGTCGCCAAATGAGTATCGCGCCGCCGTTCGACGGAACGCCGGCTAG